A genomic window from Salvelinus alpinus chromosome 10, SLU_Salpinus.1, whole genome shotgun sequence includes:
- the LOC139532374 gene encoding polypyrimidine tract-binding protein 1-like, translating to MEGHKLDADLYPMGPGYVTDIDVSVGTKRGSDELFSSYIMTPANGNDSKKFKGEMRSPSAPSRVIHLRQLPGDIQDSEVISMGMPFGKVTNLLMMKGKNQAFLEMNTVDQAQTMVNYYATVTPLIRQQPVFMQYSNHKELKTDNSPNQVRVQAALQAVNAVQGGTMLGSTMTSMGGGMGATMSVGGGEMGARGMATQSPVLRVIVENLFYPVTLEVLHQIFSKYGSVLKIITFTKNNQFQALVQYADPMTAQHTKMSLDGQNIYNGCCTLRVSFSKLTSLNVKFNNDKSRDYTRPDLSTGEQHNPQPGMDQHAMAAAAFGSPGLISASPYGHGFPQAFTLQQAAGLSMPGALASFGMGPGGMAASRLGLQALGGGGGQAGVLLVSNLNPESVTPNCLFILFGVYGDVMRVKILFNKKDNALVQMADGTQAQLAMSHLNGVRLQGRSLRVSMSKHTTVQLPREGHEDQGLTKDYATSPLHRFKKPGSKNYNNIYPPSGTLHLSNIPPAVGEEDLKALFSSSGASVTAFKFFQKDRKMALIQMSSVEEAVESLIEFHNHDLGDNHHLRVSFSKSTI from the exons ATGGAAGG ACACAAGTTAGATGCTGATCTGTATCCTATGGGACCTGGCTACGTCACAGACATAGA tgtcTCAGTGGGTACCAAG AGGGGATCTGATGAACTCTTCTCCTCCTACATCATgaccccag cCAACGGTAATGACAGTAAGAAGTTCAAAGGTGAGATGCGGAGCCCCAGTGCTCCATCGCGTGTCATCCACCTGCGCCAGCTGCCTGGGGATATCCAGGATTCTGAGGTCATCAGCATGGGAATGCCCTTTGGGAAGGTCACCAACCTTCTGATGATGAAGGGAAAGAACCAG gcgttCCTGGAGATGAACACTGTGGACCAGGCTCAGACCATGGTGAACTACTACGCTACGGTAACCCCCCTCATCAGACAGCAGCCTGTATTCATGCAGTACAGCAACCACAAGGAACTCAAGACCGACAACTCACCTAACCAAGTG AGAGTCCAGGCAGCACTGCAGGCGGTGAATGCTGTCCAGGGTGGCACCATGTTGGGCTCTACCATGACCAGTATGGGGGGTGGGATGGGTGCTACCATGTCAgttggagggggagagatgggagcCAGAGGCATGGCCACCCAGAGCCCTGTCCTTAGAGTCATAGTAGAAAACCTCTTCTACCCCGTCACACTGGAAGTCCTGCACCAG ATCTTCTCCAAGTATGGGTCTGTTCTGAAGATCATCACTTTCACTAAGAACAACCAGTTCCAGGCTCTGGTCCAATACGCTGACCCCATGACGGCACAGCACACCAAAATG TCTCTAGACGGTCAGAACATCTATAACGGCTGCTGTACTCTGAGGGTGAGTTTCTCCAAGCTGACCAGCCTCAACGTGAAGTTTAACAACGATAAGAGCCGTGACTACACCAGACCTGACCTTTCTACTGGAGAGCAACACAACCCTCAGCCTGGAATGGACCAGCACGCGATGGCTGCTGCCGCCTTCG GGTCTCCAGGTCTGATCTCAGCGTCTCCTTATGGACACGGATTCCCCCAGGCCTTCACTCTACAGCAGGCTGCAG GTTTGTCTATGCCCGGTGCCTTGGCGTCATTCGGTATGGGTCCAGGGGGCATGGCCGCTAGTCGTCTCGGCCTGCAAGCCCTCGGCGGTGGAGGAGGACAAGCTGGTGTCCTATTGGTCAGCAACCTTAACCCAGAG AGCGTTACACCAAACTGCCTCTTTATTCTCTTTG gtGTGTATGGCGACGTGATGAGAGTGAAGATTCTGTTCAATAAGAAGGACAATGCTCTGGTCCAGATGGCTGATGGCACACAGGCTCAGCTag CGATGAGCCACCTGAACGGGGTGCGTCTCCAGGGCCGGTCTCTACGTGTCTCCATGTCTAAACACACCACCGTACAGCTGCCCAGAGAAG GCCATGAGGACCAGGGGTTGACTAAGGACtatgccacctctcctctccaccgtTTTAAGAAGCCTGGCTCCAAAAACTACAACAACATCTACCCTCCCTCTGGCACACTGCACCTCTCCAACATacc tcctgcagtaggagaggaggatctgaagGCACTGTTCAGCAGTTCAGGAGCTTCAGTCACGGCCTTCAAGTTCTTCCA gaagGACCGTAAGATGGCTCTGATCCAGATGAGCTCAGTGGAGGAAGCTGTTGAGAGTCTCATCGAGTTCCACAACCATGACCTGGGAGATAACCACCACCTCAGAGTGTCTTTCTCCAAATCTACAATCTAA